The window ACCCTTCGTCGGCCCCAGCGTGAGGTGGTGCTGCACACGGTAGCCCATGAAGACCGTGGTGCTGCCATCATCCCGCCTCACCGGCATCGCCACACTCACGGCGCGCTTCGGCATCTTCAATCGGTCTCGGGCGCTTTCCGGAATCTCCAAAAAATCGGCCACCAAGTCAAACTGCTGGCAGGCCATGCGGAAAATCGGCGAATCATAAACTTGGGGAATCATGCTGCTCATGGTATCAAAGCATACGCACGCCGCAGAATCTGCGAGCGCAGTTTGTGACTGTTCTTTGCGATGTGGTTTCGCTTGCCAGCCACACACGCCGCTGCCAGTTCATCCACATGCCCAACGCCTATCAATCCCTTTGCGAAGTCATTTCTGAAATCGCCCTCCTTACCTCCACCGAGGCCGTGCTCGGCTGGGACCAGGAAACCTACATGCCCTCACACGCGCTGGATCACCGCGCGCGTCAGCTCTCCTACCTCACCGGCAGAGCCCATTCGCTGCTGACCTCCAAAAAGACGCTCAAACTGCTGGAGCAGGCCGAGAAAGAAACCAGCGAGAATCCCACCCACGCCGCCAACATACGCGGCCTGCGCAGGGATATCGACCGCGCCACCAAGCTCCCCCAAAAACTCGTGGAGGAAGAGAGCCAGGTCTGCGCCCACGCCAAGGCCGCCTGGGTCGAGGCACGCGGTAAGTCCGACTTCGACCACTTCGCCCCTCACCTGGAAAAGGTGCTCGGCATCGCCCGCAAAAAAGCCGACCTTTTCGGCTATGATGACGAGCCCTATGACGCGCTTCTCGATCTCTACGAACGTGGTGCCAAAACCCGCGAAGTCGCCGCCCTCTTCACCAAACTCCGTCCCCAGCTCGCCGAAATATCCCGCGCTGCTGTGGCCAAATCCAGCAAGGTGAAACCTGGCGCGCTCAAAGGCCGCTACCCGATTGAAAAACAGCAGGTCCTCAACCGCGAAATCGCCCAAAGCCTCGGCTTCGATTTCGAGGCCGGTCGCATCGACACCACCGCTCACCCCTTCTGCACCACCCTCGGCCCTGGCGACGTCCGCCTCACCACCCGCTACGACGAAAAAGACTTCCTCTCCTCCCTCTTCGGCGTCATGCACGAAGCCGGACACGGCCTCTACGAGCAGGGCCTCCCCGGACTCGACTACGGCCTCCCCAGCGGCAGCGCCGCTTCCCTCGGCATTCACGAATCCCAGAGCCGCCTCTGGGAAAATCATGTTGGCCGCAGCCTCATCTTCTGGAAAAAGTGGTTCCCCCGCGCCCAGGAGCTCTTCCCTCACCTGCGCAAAGTGAAGCTCGACGCCTTCATGAAGGAAATGCTGCGCAGCGAGTTCAGCTTCATCCGCGTCGAGGCAGACGAAGCCACCTACGATCTCCACATCCTTCTCCGCTTCGGCATCGAACGCCGCCTCGTTAAAGGCGAGCTCTCCGTCCAGGACGTGCCCAAAGTCTGGAACGAGGAATACCGCGAACTCTTTGGCATGACGCCACCCGACGACCGTCGCGGCTGCCTGCAGGACATCCACTGGAGCATGGGCGGCCTCGGCTACTTCGCCACCTACACCCTCGGAAATCTCAATGCCGCCCAGCTTTTCGCCACGGCCAAAAAGCAGAAGAAAATCGCCGCCGCTCTGGAGAAATGCGACTACGCACCTCTCCTCCAGTGGCTGCGCACCAATGTCCATTCCAAGGGCGCCGCCTTCCTCCCTCAGGAGATCATCTCCCAGGCCACTGGCAGCCCCACGGACGCCAAATGGCACATCAAGCACCTGCGCGAGCGCTACGTCGGCTGATCTCCTCAGCCCTGCCGCACATGCCGGATCAGCCCGATCATCACGCCTTGGATGAGCAGCTCTCTCGCAGGAATCAGATCCGGAAACTCAGGATTCTCAGCCTGCAGATAAGGCTGGGAATCCTTGATGAGATACCGCTTCAGGGTGCTCTCGCCATCGATCAAAGCTGCCACGATATCCCGCGGCCTCGGCTCGCGGATTTCGAGAATGACAATGTCTCCATCGCCAATCAGCGCGCCGATCATCGACTCACCCCGCACCTTCAGCGCAAAGCTCTTCGCCGTGCGCGGAATGCCCAGCGTGTTCACATCCACCGAAATGCAGCGGTCCGCATTCTGCACCATGTCCGCCGCAGCCATGCCAGCCGGGATCTGCCCAAACACCGGAATGTCCACGATCTCCGCTCGGTCCAGGTCTTCAGGAAACACCACAGCGCGCGCTTTGTGCGGATGCCGCTGAATCACGCCCTTCTTTTCCAGCGCCCTCAGGTGGCT is drawn from Prosthecobacter vanneervenii and contains these coding sequences:
- a CDS encoding carboxypeptidase M32, whose translation is MTVLCDVVSLASHTRRCQFIHMPNAYQSLCEVISEIALLTSTEAVLGWDQETYMPSHALDHRARQLSYLTGRAHSLLTSKKTLKLLEQAEKETSENPTHAANIRGLRRDIDRATKLPQKLVEEESQVCAHAKAAWVEARGKSDFDHFAPHLEKVLGIARKKADLFGYDDEPYDALLDLYERGAKTREVAALFTKLRPQLAEISRAAVAKSSKVKPGALKGRYPIEKQQVLNREIAQSLGFDFEAGRIDTTAHPFCTTLGPGDVRLTTRYDEKDFLSSLFGVMHEAGHGLYEQGLPGLDYGLPSGSAASLGIHESQSRLWENHVGRSLIFWKKWFPRAQELFPHLRKVKLDAFMKEMLRSEFSFIRVEADEATYDLHILLRFGIERRLVKGELSVQDVPKVWNEEYRELFGMTPPDDRRGCLQDIHWSMGGLGYFATYTLGNLNAAQLFATAKKQKKIAAALEKCDYAPLLQWLRTNVHSKGAAFLPQEIISQATGSPTDAKWHIKHLRERYVG
- the lexA gene encoding transcriptional repressor LexA, giving the protein MFTETDSRLTARQQELLEYLRSYQRSNGVMPSTRDIQRHFGFSSQTAAMSHLRALEKKGVIQRHPHKARAVVFPEDLDRAEIVDIPVFGQIPAGMAAADMVQNADRCISVDVNTLGIPRTAKSFALKVRGESMIGALIGDGDIVILEIREPRPRDIVAALIDGESTLKRYLIKDSQPYLQAENPEFPDLIPARELLIQGVMIGLIRHVRQG